The Pirellulales bacterium sequence ATACCCGGGACGGTCCGCTACCGAAGAAGAGCCGAGCTAGGGACGGCCGGCATCACCAGTAAGCCGAGGTCAATGCATCGCCGTCAACGCACCACCGCCAATTCGTTATCGCCAACTCATGATTGCCCGTTCACGCTATACGAGGCGCGGTAGTCATCCATGCGACGTGTTTTCGTCCTCGCCGTCGGTTTCCGATACCGCGCGCTGATGCAGGACGCGGTCGAGGTCCTTCCAGAGGAAGAACAGCCCCAGGATGTTGTCCCACCGTTTGATGACATTTTGATGATTGTCGACGGCCAACAGATCGCCGCCGCCAAAAGTGAGAATCGTTTCCAACACGTCGCGATACTGCGTGCGGAAGCGGAGGCCCGTCCGGTCGGTCAGTTCGCTTCCCTCGCCGAAGTGGAACTCGCCGATCTCATTGGGCGTAAATCGCTTGCGTCCATTCAACGCCATATGAAGTAGCGATCCGATCCACGGCAACAGCAGCAGCCAGCTCAGCACGGTGGTGGTGCCTACGTCGAATTTCGGCTGCAAGCTGGCTAGATACTCAAAAACGGAACTGAGCACGGCCACGTTCTTGATGTCCTCAATGTACTTCGAAGCCAACCAGATCAGGGCGAAGATCAGCACCCACAAGGCCAGTTTGCGCGCGCTGAAGTCGTACAGCAACGTCACGAAAAAATACAACAGCACCCACACATAAAGCCAACCGAAAAATACGGTCCATTGCGGCTCTTTCGCGACGATCGACGAGGACACGAAGCCCACTACGATCAGCAGCCACAGAAAGAAACTGGGGTGCGCCGAATAGACGGTCACTTCATCGAGGTTGCCGCGGCGACCGCGCACGATGACGACCGGCAAGGTCACCAGAAAACGCGCAAACTGAAATACGGCTTTGAATGCCGGCCGCACGACCTGCCGTCGCGACGTCGGAGCGTCGTGCTTCTCCGGGTCGAATCGGTGTCCCGCTTCGACGGCGCTCTCTTCTTTCGGTGGGTTCCCCATACCAACCTCCTCGCGTGCGTGCCATTTCCGAGCCGCATTCTAGCCGCGTCGTAGCCCTGTCACCAGAGATCGCAAAACGCGAGAACCGTAGACGTAGAGCCGGGTTGCAGCCGCTACAGGTAAGAATAGGCCAGGATGCACCGGCAAAGACTGATGCGTGCGGACGAGTCCGAATATCCGGTGCATCGTGCGGGAATCATGGAAAAACTCATGTCCGCAAGACGCACAGCGGGGGCCAAATTGCTACAATCTCGTCTATCGCAGCAGACCCGTCGCATTCGGTCTCTGCCGTAATGAGACGCTTCTTTCTCTACAGGGATCGGACGATGGCGACGACAGAACTCACGGCGCGGGCGGGTTTTCCGCAAGCGCGTCCTGCCGCGACCAATCCGGTGCGCGTCTACTGGCAGTACGCCATCAACGTGGTCCTCATCCACCTTTTGGCGATGCTCGCGTTCCTCCCCTGGTTTTTTAGTTGGACCGGCGTGGTCGTCTGTGTGCTCGGGCTGTACGTCTATGGCACGCTGGGCATCAACCTCGGTTTTCATCGCATGCTGACGCACCGCTCGTTGGTGGTGCCGAAGTGGCTTGAATACTGCTTCTCGACGCTGGCCGTCTGCTGCTTGCAAGATTCGCCGGCCCGCTGGGTAGCCATCCATCGCATGCATCACCAACATTCGGACGAGGAACCCGACCCTCATAGCCCCATGGTCAGTCTGCTGTGGGGGCACCTGGGCTGGGTGATGATCAAGAACACGGAGCACGACAACACGTTTCACTACGAGAACTATTGTCGCGACGTGCTGCGCGATCCGTATTATTTCTGGATCGAGCGCAAACTGCGCTGGTTTTGGATTTATCTGGCCCATGCCGCGCTGTACTATTTTGTCGGCCTGGTGATTGGCTGGGTGTCGACAGGCCAGTTGATGGGGGGCGTGCAGTTTGGGGCCAGCCTGTTAGTGTGGGGTGTTTTGGTCCGCACCGTGCTGGTATGGCATATCACCTGGACAGTCAATTCATTCGGGCACGTGTTCGGCTATCAGAATTACGAAACGGGCGATTCCAGTCGGAACAACATACTGTTCGCCCTGATCAGCAATGGCGACGGCTGGCACAACAACCACCACGCCTTCCAGCGTTGTGCCGCGCACGGCCACAAGTGGTGGGAATTCGACGTGACGTATATCACGATTCAAATGCTGGAAAAGCTTCGCCTGGCCACGAACGTGGTGCGATATCCGCTTGAAGCGAAGCGGCCTGCCAACTCCTAGGCCGGCATAGCAACGCGCCCCAATGGGCCGAATCGTCGCGAGGCGCGCAGCTACTTTTGACAGCGCCGCGATGCGGAGCGTGTCAAACCTAGCCGTGCAGCGCGCAAAACCGTGGCTGCCTCACGATCGAGCCTCGACAGCGACTCGATCTCCCACTGTTGCAATCCATTCGGGTCGATGTGCAACTGCCAGACGGCATCGCAGAACGAAAGCATCGTTTTGGCCCGATCGATATCTGTCGGCCGACCGAAATACTGCCCAATGCGACTTCTCATTGTGGATTCCACCAAATTGCTGTTTGCCAAATTCTCTGTTTTCGATTTCGCACGTGTGTCGTGGCACTGTTCGCGAATTGCCACGATGCATGTGGTAATTAAATTTACTGCGATCGTCAACGCGATCCAAGAGCCGACTTGCTGAAATTGTCGACATGCGGCGGCTGCCGCAAACAGCGACCAGCAGAATTGATCGCCACCGGCTGTGGATGAAGATGGCACTTTCTGCCGGTGATACAACGCGCCGTCGAATGCCAATTGCGACGCGATCGGGTCGATTGCCGCGCCGTGGCGCTTAACGTCGCCTTTGATTGGGCTAGAACGCGAAAGGTTTATAAGGGCAGTTCACTGCACAGCGCGGCCTTAAAAAAACTCGTTCGTCCCATCTGGGCACACGTGACAGAAGTATTGTCAGGTCGCAACGATACGTTCCCGCGTTGCATCGTCAGGACCGATGTCTTATTTCTTGTCACGGGCTTCAGCCCGTTGCCGCGCGGCAATGCGCTTCTTCAATGCCGAGGTCGCCTTCTGCTGAGCTTCTAGCGCCGCGATGGCAGCGACGGTACACTCCGGGCATTTTTTCCCAAGAAAGTTTTGCAGTCGCTGCTTTCCATAGCGCTCGTTCTTCTTGTAGGTAAAAGGGCTACTGTGTCCGCAGGCCCGCTTGAGTAACACTGTTCCTTCCACACGTATCTCCCGCTGATGGTCAATGCGCCCACCCCATTATTGGTAGCAGATCAGCGACAACATGCCAACCGACCGTTGGTCGAACTCGCCCGGAGTTGAACGTTTTGCGCAGGGATGATCGCGAACCCGGCCCCTGCTGCAAGCCTTTCTCGTCGAGGACCGTCCCCTCTTGCCGAGGAGGTTTGTACGGAGCACGTTTCGAGCCGACCTTACTTCTTCTTGAGGAGCCCCTGTACGTGCAGCCAATCGCCAAAGCGCTCGATCCATTGATCGGAGGGCAGTTTTTGCGTATTCATGCCGAACCCGTGCCCACCTTTGGAATACAGGTGCAACTCGGCCGGCTTCTTCGCCGCCAGCCACTTGCTGTAGATGTTTACGCTGTCGATGGCCAGCCCCAGCGGATCATTCGATGCGGCCACGACGAAAAGCGGCGCCGCGTCCTTCGGGACTTCGGTGTCGCCGAGCACTCCTAGGTACGCATATATCGGCGCGACGAAGTCGGGTCGATTCTCGGGCACGTTCTTAAAAGCCACGGCCGCGGTGACAGATCCGCCCGCGGAAAATCCCATCAGTCCGATGCGATCCGCGGCAACGCCAAGTTCCGAGGCATGCTCGCGAACGTACTTGACCGCGGCCGCACCGTCCGCCGCGGCCAGTGGAAATGCGGCTCGCATGTCGTCTTGCATTTTATTGCGCCCCTTCCCGACCATTTCCAGCACGCCGTCGTCGCCGGTTGGCACCAGCCGGTACTTAAGAACGAATCCCGTTACTCCTTTAGCATTTAGCCAGCGTGCTACGTCCACCCCTTCACTATTGATCGACAACGCGTGAAAGCCGCCGCCCGGGCAGATAATGACCGACGTGCCGTTGGCAAGCTCTGCCGCCGGCGCGTAACGCGTCAACGTCGGCTGCGAGACATTGGTGACGACCTGCGTGTTGAAAAGCTGCGAGAAATATTCCTTCTCTTCTTGCCTCGCAGCCTCAGACCCCGGCGCCGCTCCCGGGTAAAGACGAATGACTTCCTGGGCTTGTGCAAATTGCGTCCCGAGCAAAACGACTCCGACCAGGATGCCCGCAATCGATTTCATATTGGCTCGCCTTCGTCAATTGTCCAGTTTGAGATGACCGCTCGATTATTGCCGCCCTGTCAAGTCGCGTCGAGTTTCACATCGTTTTTGGAAAGCCGGCGATTGTCCGGGTCACGGCGCTCGTGCAGTCTTTGGCACGATATTTGTTACCGTTTCCCTCAGAAATCGGCCACTCGCACAGTCCGTCACCAATGAACATGAAACTCAGATTACCCCTGTGGGCCGTGATACCGCGAAATGCGGCCTCAAAACACGGCAGCGGCGCCTACGACAGCCGAGGGCAGGCGCTGGCATTTTCGTCCACGGACAAGTTAATCACATTCATGGAATCGCGCGCCGCTGGTCAATGGAAGGTCACCTTGGTCGGCGACTGTGACGAATTGGTCATTCTCGTAGCGGATTTGCACTGTGACGGAGCTACAGGGCTGTGCATCGATCCTAGCCCTGGCGGCAGCGGCGGAATGGACGTACCCTTGGCCAGCTTGCTGCAACAGGGGACAAGCCGGATGACGGGCTAGGAACGAACTCTCGACGTCGTCCAACAGCCGCTACAGGGGCTGCGGATCCGCGGGGATCCGATTCGACGCGCCGAAGTCCTCGACCACCTCGATCAATTTGAAAATATCGAGAGGTTTGGGCAAGAAGTCGTCCATTCCCGCGGCCCGGCAGCGATCGGAATCGTCGCTCGTGGCATGGGCCGTGAGCGCGATGATCGGTATATAGCTGACGCCTGGCAAAGCGCGAATTGCCGCCGTCGCTTGAAATCCATCCATCACGGGCATTTGCAGATCCATCAGAACAACGTTGTAGTGCTCGTGCGACACCAGGTCGACCGCCTGCTGTCCGTTGGCAGCCACCTCGACAAAATGCCCACGACGGCTGAGGGCACGTTTGACAATTTCTTGATTTGCCCTGGTATCCTCGACCACCAAGACACGCAGGCCGGCCTCGGCCGCGACGCGGTGATCCAGCAGCGAGTGATCCGCCGGGGCCGGCGAGGATTTGGCGCGCCGCTCGACAACCGGTTGCTCGGCCAGCGGGGCCAATGCATAGGCCAGCGGGACTACCACGGAAAAGACGCTGCCGCTGCCAAGTTTGCTTTCGACGGCGACGTTTCCGCCCATCAGTCGCACAAGTTCGGCGACGATCGCCAAGCCCAGGCCCGTGCCGCCGTGACGGCGCGTGCTGGACGCATCGACCTGCGTGAAGGGAGCAAAAATGCGGTCTTGATCCACGTCAGGGATGCCAATACCCGTGTCAGAGATCTCGAACCTCAACATCACACCCTGCATTGTCGCCGAATCGACGCTGACTTTCAGGCCGATCGCCCCCTGATCCGTGAACTTGAGAGCGTTCGACAGTAAGTTCATCATGACCTGCCGCAAACGTAGCGAATCGCCCAATAGCCTGTCAGGTACCACGGGCGCGAGTTCCACGGAGAATGCCAGGTCTTTGTCTTTCGCCGCCAGGTGAAACATCTGGAACAGTTCATCGACCAACGTCCGCACCGAAAGCGACGACATCCCCAACACAAATTTCCCCGACTCCAACTTGGAAAAGTCGAGGATCTCGTTCAGCAATTCCATGAGCACGTTGGCGTTGGACCGCACGGTGTTCAAATATTCTTGGATCTGCGGCGGCGGCGATTCTGTCAGCGCCAGATCGGTCATGCCCACAATTGCGTTCATTGGGGTGCGCAACTCGTGGCTCACGTTGGCCAAGAAGGCGCTCTTGGCCCGATTGGCGCGCTCGGCGGCGACCCGCGCCGCGTGCTCTTCGGCCAAGGCCACGCGTTCCGCGGCTTGCCGTTTGACTTGCTGAGTCATCCGGTACAAGTCCACGAACACAGACACCTTGCTGCGGAGCACTTCGGGAACCACCGGCGTCAGAATGTAGTCGACCGCGCCCAGCGAGTAGCCGCGCGCGGCAAAAGTATCGTCCGGAAACGCCGTGAGAAAGATGATCGGCGTATGTTCTGAGCGGGGATGTTGCCGTATGAGTGAGGCCGTCTCGAAGCCATCCATGGCCGGCATGTTGACATCGAGCAGAATGACCGCGAACTCGTCGTCCAATAGTTTGCGCAGCGCGTCGGTCCCCGACTGCACCGACAGCACGGTTTCGTCGAGGGACTCCAACACAGCCTCGACGGCCAGGATTTTGCCTGGGTCGTCGTCCACCAACAGAATTTTGACTTTCTCTTGGTTGTCCATCATTAGACGGTTAGCCAGGCGTGTAGTACGGCCAGCATTTGGTCCGGATCAACGGGTTTAGACAAATAATCCCAGGCGCCCGCCTCGATACACTTCTCGCGGTCTCCCTTCATCGCCTTGGCCGTGACGGCCACGATCGGCAAATCCCTGAAACGGGCGCTCTGTCGAATGGCACGCATGGTGTCGATGCCATCCATCTCGGGCATCATGATATCCATAAGCACGATATCGACCGTCGGCGCGGCGTGCAGCAAATTGATCGCATCGCGGCCGGTTTCGGCCGAGACCGTTATGACGTCATGGCGCTCCAGGATGCTAGTCAAGGCGAAGATGTTGCGGATATCGTCGTCGACAATCAGCACGCGCTTGCCGGCCAGAACCGGCGACGGATCGTGCAGCCCCCTGATCATCTGGCGCAGTGGCTCATCCACTTTCCTGAGCGGAACGCACAGTGCCAACGCTGCCTGATCGACCAGTTGCGGACGCGATTCCACTAGCGACAGGCCGTATTCTTGCGCGAGTCGCGACCAGCGCTCCATGTCCTCCGCCGAGGCGTCGCTGCGATCTGCGTACAATAGCGCCTGCCGCGGGATCGTTCTTGCTTCTTTCATTATCTGTTCGGCCCAATCGGCAACGGCCGTGTCCGAGGCATGGGGAACGATGACGATGGTGTCGACGGGCGTTCGGCGTAGCAGGGACAGGCAATCGTCGGCCGTGCCCACAGAGTTGACCTGCACTTGAAGCCCGCCTAACAGATTCGCCAGCGTGCTGCGGCTCCCCTCGTTCGAGTCGACAATCAAAAGCGACCGCTCGCCCCGATCGACCAGTTCGCGTATGTCGATCAAAAAGCGTTCCAGTTTATCGGCCGTACTGATTGGCTTAGGCAAAATGCCCTGAGCGCCTAATTTGATTCCCTGTTCGATGCGATCCATCGTGGAAACGACGAACACCGGAATGTGCCTGATCGAAAGGTCGTTCTTCAGCCGCTTCAACACGCGCCATCCATCGATGTCGGGCAAAGAGATATCAAGCAAAATTGCGTGCGGTTGAACTTCCTGGGCCAACGCGATCGCGGCAGCGCCCGACGGCGTGGCGATCCCCTTGAAGCCGGTTTTATGCGCGGCCTCCATGACGATCTGCCCGAAGCCCAGGTCGTTGTCGACGATCAACAACCGGCGGTCTTCCGCCTGCAAGGAATTGCGGTCGTCGTCCATGTAGGTCGACAGGTGCGACGGTTCTTCCAACACGACCGACTCCGTCACGGTCTGCGGCTTGCTCGCGGCAGGGGTCCGCCGCGCAGCCTGGCGGCGAACGATCTTCGGTGGCACGAAGTTTTGCGGTAAATACAACGTGAACGTGCTGCCCGCCCCGAGCGCACTCACGAGACCAATTTCGCCCCCCAGCAGTCGGGCAATTTCGCGGCTGATCGCCAGCCCCAGGCCGGTACCGCCGTACTTGCGGCTGGTGCTGCCATCGGCTTGTTGGAAGGCCTCGAAGATGATGGGCTGCTTCTCGGCCGGTATGCCAATTCCGGTGTCTGTGACAGAAAAGGCCAGCACCGCCGGAGCGGAGTTCAGGCTTTCATTGTCAGGGTGCCAGCCGTCGCGCACGATGCTTACTCCCAGGCTGACTTGCCCGTGATGCGTGAACTTGAAGGCGTTCGACAGCAGATTCTTGATCACTTGCTGCAATCGTTTGCTGTCGGTCGTCAACGCGCGGGGTAGGTTGGGATCGACATCCATAGTAAAATCCACACCCTTAGACTCGGCGACGTGACGGAACGTGCGCTCGACATAGTTGTGCAGATCGCTGAACCGCAGTTCGCCCACGTCCAGCACCACGGTGCCCGACTCGATCTTCGATAGATCGAGAATGTCGTTGATCAGCATCAGCAAATCGTTGCCGGACGAATGGATGGTCTTGGCGTATTCCGTCTGCTTGGGACTGAGGTTGCCGTCCGGGTTCTTGGAGAGCTGATCTGACAGAATCAGCAAGCTGTTCAACGGCGTACGCAGCTCGTGCGACATGTTCGCCAGAAACTCGGATTTGTACTTCGATGTGAGGGCCAACTGCTCTGCCTTTTCCTCTAGAGCCTGGCGGGCCTGTTCCACTTCTTGGTTTTTCTGTTCCACTTCGACGTTCTGA is a genomic window containing:
- a CDS encoding response regulator is translated as APVVTAQHAVFYIYDSSGESHRLSLLASYAYERPADMGKRLELGQGLVGQCALEKQKILLSNVPADYVRISSGLGSSAPVNILILPVVFEGQVKAVLELASFERFNPTHQAFLDQLMEGIGIVLNTIEANMRTEDLLTQSQSLALELQSRQEELQQTNQELQEKARLLAHQNVEVEQKNQEVEQARQALEEKAEQLALTSKYKSEFLANMSHELRTPLNSLLILSDQLSKNPDGNLSPKQTEYAKTIHSSGNDLLMLINDILDLSKIESGTVVLDVGELRFSDLHNYVERTFRHVAESKGVDFTMDVDPNLPRALTTDSKRLQQVIKNLLSNAFKFTHHGQVSLGVSIVRDGWHPDNESLNSAPAVLAFSVTDTGIGIPAEKQPIIFEAFQQADGSTSRKYGGTGLGLAISREIARLLGGEIGLVSALGAGSTFTLYLPQNFVPPKIVRRQAARRTPAASKPQTVTESVVLEEPSHLSTYMDDDRNSLQAEDRRLLIVDNDLGFGQIVMEAAHKTGFKGIATPSGAAAIALAQEVQPHAILLDISLPDIDGWRVLKRLKNDLSIRHIPVFVVSTMDRIEQGIKLGAQGILPKPISTADKLERFLIDIRELVDRGERSLLIVDSNEGSRSTLANLLGGLQVQVNSVGTADDCLSLLRRTPVDTIVIVPHASDTAVADWAEQIMKEARTIPRQALLYADRSDASAEDMERWSRLAQEYGLSLVESRPQLVDQAALALCVPLRKVDEPLRQMIRGLHDPSPVLAGKRVLIVDDDIRNIFALTSILERHDVITVSAETGRDAINLLHAAPTVDIVLMDIMMPEMDGIDTMRAIRQSARFRDLPIVAVTAKAMKGDREKCIEAGAWDYLSKPVDPDQMLAVLHAWLTV
- a CDS encoding response regulator, whose amino-acid sequence is MMDNQEKVKILLVDDDPGKILAVEAVLESLDETVLSVQSGTDALRKLLDDEFAVILLDVNMPAMDGFETASLIRQHPRSEHTPIIFLTAFPDDTFAARGYSLGAVDYILTPVVPEVLRSKVSVFVDLYRMTQQVKRQAAERVALAEEHAARVAAERANRAKSAFLANVSHELRTPMNAIVGMTDLALTESPPPQIQEYLNTVRSNANVLMELLNEILDFSKLESGKFVLGMSSLSVRTLVDELFQMFHLAAKDKDLAFSVELAPVVPDRLLGDSLRLRQVMMNLLSNALKFTDQGAIGLKVSVDSATMQGVMLRFEISDTGIGIPDVDQDRIFAPFTQVDASSTRRHGGTGLGLAIVAELVRLMGGNVAVESKLGSGSVFSVVVPLAYALAPLAEQPVVERRAKSSPAPADHSLLDHRVAAEAGLRVLVVEDTRANQEIVKRALSRRGHFVEVAANGQQAVDLVSHEHYNVVLMDLQMPVMDGFQATAAIRALPGVSYIPIIALTAHATSDDSDRCRAAGMDDFLPKPLDIFKLIEVVEDFGASNRIPADPQPL
- a CDS encoding fatty acid desaturase, yielding MATTELTARAGFPQARPAATNPVRVYWQYAINVVLIHLLAMLAFLPWFFSWTGVVVCVLGLYVYGTLGINLGFHRMLTHRSLVVPKWLEYCFSTLAVCCLQDSPARWVAIHRMHHQHSDEEPDPHSPMVSLLWGHLGWVMIKNTEHDNTFHYENYCRDVLRDPYYFWIERKLRWFWIYLAHAALYYFVGLVIGWVSTGQLMGGVQFGASLLVWGVLVRTVLVWHITWTVNSFGHVFGYQNYETGDSSRNNILFALISNGDGWHNNHHAFQRCAAHGHKWWEFDVTYITIQMLEKLRLATNVVRYPLEAKRPANS
- a CDS encoding alpha/beta hydrolase gives rise to the protein MKSIAGILVGVVLLGTQFAQAQEVIRLYPGAAPGSEAARQEEKEYFSQLFNTQVVTNVSQPTLTRYAPAAELANGTSVIICPGGGFHALSINSEGVDVARWLNAKGVTGFVLKYRLVPTGDDGVLEMVGKGRNKMQDDMRAAFPLAAADGAAAVKYVREHASELGVAADRIGLMGFSAGGSVTAAVAFKNVPENRPDFVAPIYAYLGVLGDTEVPKDAAPLFVVAASNDPLGLAIDSVNIYSKWLAAKKPAELHLYSKGGHGFGMNTQKLPSDQWIERFGDWLHVQGLLKKK